In a single window of the Pelagibacterium sp. 26DY04 genome:
- a CDS encoding cytochrome c, which translates to MKLHAVFGIGLCLASWLPLSAQAQDEPAQIASFTAEQVAAGEREYTRSCQDCHGANLDDGEFGGPPLIGVNFRDKWFDLPASGLYGFTSAAMPPDRPGRLSAETYANLVAFILSENGLEAGDTPLPSDMEALSELALR; encoded by the coding sequence ATGAAATTACACGCCGTTTTCGGCATTGGCCTGTGTTTGGCAAGTTGGCTGCCGCTCTCGGCCCAGGCGCAGGACGAGCCGGCCCAGATCGCCAGCTTCACCGCAGAACAGGTCGCCGCCGGTGAACGCGAATACACCCGGAGTTGCCAGGACTGCCATGGCGCCAATCTGGACGACGGCGAATTCGGCGGACCTCCTCTGATCGGCGTCAATTTCCGGGACAAATGGTTCGATCTTCCCGCCTCCGGGCTCTACGGCTTCACGTCAGCGGCCATGCCCCCTGATCGGCCTGGCCGCTTGAGCGCGGAAACCTACGCCAATCTCGTGGCTTTCATCCTCAGCGAAAATGGGCTGGAAGCCGGCGATACACCCCTGCCGTCGGATATGGAGGCTCTCTCGGAACTCGCGCTGCGCTGA